One genomic window of Entelurus aequoreus isolate RoL-2023_Sb linkage group LG07, RoL_Eaeq_v1.1, whole genome shotgun sequence includes the following:
- the si:ch211-112c15.8 gene encoding tumor necrosis factor receptor superfamily member 1A isoform X1 — MDLIFLLLALFSIGHCDDSNDPCSCPAGHYKKGNCLNSISERCGQCENGTYTANNNTMNRCFSCSRCEGNLVEKQKCTSKSDVICDCKDGYYKVETSCQACYCEACENRDCAACLSREQCLKDAKCKKKCATTTTTTSFTTETRDFNSNESRNEAPLNAGNNVQWWMIMILVVVFCICVASYPCSHPCCRINKNPGKDTECFNETQSYSSSDPTTVTVKVCKKTTMMIPFQTSVAPVHMDHMDAVLPNNVSRQERACERWPPMVLYAIIKEVPLRRWKEFLRLLSVADHQLERVELEVGLGLLERQYQMLLLWSQGSSSGLEHVFSALHSMDLSGCAQTLQENLEKLQRRNQSNEAFITC; from the exons ATGGACTTG ATTTTCTTGTTACTGGCCCTATTTTCCATTGGACATTGTGACGATTCCAATGATCCCTGTTCGTGTCCAGCTG GTCACTATAAAAAGGGAAACTGCCTAAACTCCATTTCTGAGAGATGTGGACAATGTGAGAATGGCACATACACCGCAAACAACAACACTATGAATAGATGCTTTAGTTGTAGCAGGTGTGAAG GTAATCTAGTTGAAAAACAGAAGTGCACCTCCAAAAGTGACGTAATATGTGACTGCAAGGATGGATACTACAAAGTGGAGACATCTTGCCAAGCATGCTACTGTGAAGCCTGTGAaa atAGGGATTGTGCGGCCTGTCTTAG CAGGGAACAGTGTTTGAAAGATGCAAAATGCAAGAAAAAATGTGCAACTACGACGACAACTACTTCATTCACAACCGAGACAAGGGATTTCAATTCAAATGAATCACGAAATGAAGCTCCACTTAATg CAGGAAATAATGTCCAGTGGTGGATGATCATGATCCTGGTTGTGGTGTTCTGCATCTGTGTTGCCTCCTACCCTTGCTCTCATCCCTGCTGCAGAATCAATAAGAACCCTGGAAAGGATACAGAATGCTTTAATG AAACTCAAAGTTATTCAAGCAGCGACCCGACCACAGTG ACAGTTAAGGTCTGTAAGAAAACCACCATGATGATACCCTTCCAGACATCAGTTGCACCAGTACACATGGACCACATGGACGCTGTACTGCCAAACAATG TTTCTAGGCAAGAGAGGGCATGCGAGCGCTGGCCGCCCATGGTCCTCTACGCCATCATCAAGGAGGTTCCCCTGCGACGGTGGAAGGAGTTCTTGAGGTTGCTGTCGGTGGCAGACCATCAGCTGGAGcgtgtggagctggaggtgggcTTGGGCCTCCTGGAGAGGCAGTACCAGATGTTGCTGCTGTGGAGTCAGGGCTCCTCCTCCGGTCTGGAACATGTCTTCTCCGCCTTGCATTCCATGGATTTGTCAGGCTGTGCTCAGACGCTGCAGGAGAACCTGGAGAAGCTTCAGCGCAGAAACCAGTCAAATGAGGCTTTCATCACCTGCTGA
- the si:ch211-112c15.8 gene encoding tumor necrosis factor receptor superfamily member 1A isoform X2, whose protein sequence is MDLIFLLLALFSIGHCDDSNDPCSCPAGHYKKGNCLNSISERCGQCENGTYTANNNTMNRCFSCSRCEGNLVEKQKCTSKSDVICDCKDGYYKVETSCQACYCEACENRDCAACLSREQCLKDAKCKKKCATTTTTTSFTTETRDFNSNESRNEAPLNETQSYSSSDPTTVTVKVCKKTTMMIPFQTSVAPVHMDHMDAVLPNNVSRQERACERWPPMVLYAIIKEVPLRRWKEFLRLLSVADHQLERVELEVGLGLLERQYQMLLLWSQGSSSGLEHVFSALHSMDLSGCAQTLQENLEKLQRRNQSNEAFITC, encoded by the exons ATGGACTTG ATTTTCTTGTTACTGGCCCTATTTTCCATTGGACATTGTGACGATTCCAATGATCCCTGTTCGTGTCCAGCTG GTCACTATAAAAAGGGAAACTGCCTAAACTCCATTTCTGAGAGATGTGGACAATGTGAGAATGGCACATACACCGCAAACAACAACACTATGAATAGATGCTTTAGTTGTAGCAGGTGTGAAG GTAATCTAGTTGAAAAACAGAAGTGCACCTCCAAAAGTGACGTAATATGTGACTGCAAGGATGGATACTACAAAGTGGAGACATCTTGCCAAGCATGCTACTGTGAAGCCTGTGAaa atAGGGATTGTGCGGCCTGTCTTAG CAGGGAACAGTGTTTGAAAGATGCAAAATGCAAGAAAAAATGTGCAACTACGACGACAACTACTTCATTCACAACCGAGACAAGGGATTTCAATTCAAATGAATCACGAAATGAAGCTCCACTTAATg AAACTCAAAGTTATTCAAGCAGCGACCCGACCACAGTG ACAGTTAAGGTCTGTAAGAAAACCACCATGATGATACCCTTCCAGACATCAGTTGCACCAGTACACATGGACCACATGGACGCTGTACTGCCAAACAATG TTTCTAGGCAAGAGAGGGCATGCGAGCGCTGGCCGCCCATGGTCCTCTACGCCATCATCAAGGAGGTTCCCCTGCGACGGTGGAAGGAGTTCTTGAGGTTGCTGTCGGTGGCAGACCATCAGCTGGAGcgtgtggagctggaggtgggcTTGGGCCTCCTGGAGAGGCAGTACCAGATGTTGCTGCTGTGGAGTCAGGGCTCCTCCTCCGGTCTGGAACATGTCTTCTCCGCCTTGCATTCCATGGATTTGTCAGGCTGTGCTCAGACGCTGCAGGAGAACCTGGAGAAGCTTCAGCGCAGAAACCAGTCAAATGAGGCTTTCATCACCTGCTGA
- the znf362b gene encoding zinc finger protein 362b isoform X2, which yields MCCSAQRLQWHPEVNKATRKRCWNWRQAERKNIQSFLYESCAGKTIPAVRTKRMAEPRFNNPYFWPPPPSMPGQLDNLVLINKIKEQLMAEKIRPLHLPPTSTPSQQPLLVPTSPDGNAQHGMQMPKPQQVPSHHPQSSVQLDIALHGRQVSNSGPDGNMDDKAALKAKGLWEDWHMRQLSEQHSRNNHRSGLSPSSRPDSHSTSEVLTPTTLTSSSQNRMGGAPSVNILSGLASGMDHMKVGGLAGLLGPPPKAPRGRKKIKAESGPLLVVPYPILADQGCITVAPKEGKTYRCKVCPLTFLTKSEMQIHSKSHTEAKPHKCPHCSKTFANASYLSQHLRIHLGIKPYHCSYCENSFRQLSHLQQHTRIHTGDRPYKCAHPGCEKAFTQLSNLQSHQRQHNKDKPYKCPNCYRAYSDSASLQIHLSVHAIKNAKAYCCSMCGRAYTSETYLMKHMSKHTVVEHLVSHQSPQRTESPGA from the exons ATGTGCTGTT ctgCACAGAGGCTGCAGTGGCACCCAGAAGTGAACAAAGCGACCCGGAAGCGCTGCTGGAACTGGAGGCAGGCAGAAAGAAAGAACATCCAGTCTTTTTTATATGAAAGCTGTGCTGGCAAGACAATACCTGCAGTCAGGACCAAAAG GATGGCGGAGCCTCGATTTAACAACCCTTATTTCTGGCCGCCACCTCCATCCATGCCTGGCCAG CTGGATAACCTGGTGCTCATTAACAAGATCAAAGAGCAGCTGATGGCCGAGAAGATCCGACCCCTGCACCTGCCGCCTACCTCCACCCCTTCCCAGCAACCCTTGTTGGTGCCCACCTCCCCGGATGGCAACGCCCAGCATGGTATGCAGATGCCTAAGCCGCAGCAGGTGCCCAGTCACCACCCACAGAGTTCCGTACAGTTAGACATCGCTTTACACGGCCGGCAAGTCTCCAACTCTGGACCAG ATGGAAACATGGACGACAAGGCAGCTCTGAAGGCCAAGGGATTATGGGAAGACTGGCACATGAGGCAACTGAGTGAGCAACACAGCCGCAACAACCATCGCTCAG GTCTGTCTCCTTCATCCCGACCCGACAGCCACAGCACCTCAGAGGTTCTAACTCCCACGACTCTAACCTCAAGCAGCCAGAACCGCATGGGCGGTGCCCCCTCTGTCAATATCCTCTCCGGGTTGGCGAGTGGCATGGACCACATGAAGGTTGGAGGCCTGGCAGGACTGTTGGGCCCCCCACCCAAAGCACCGCGAGGGCGTAAGAAGATTAAAGCTGAGTCAGGTCCTCTGCTGGTTGTCCCCTACCCGATTCTAGCGGACCAAGGCTGCATCACTGTGGCACCCAAAGAGGGGAAAACCTACAG ATGCAAAGTGTGCCCACTCACCTTCCTGACCAAATCGGAGATGCAGATCCACTCCAAGTCCCATACGGAGGCCAAACCGCACAAGTGTCCCCACTGCTCCAAGACGTTCGCCAACGCCTCTTACTTGTCACAGCACCTGCGCATCCACCTGGGTATCAAGCCCTACCACTGCTCCTACTGTGAGAACTCCTTCCGCCAGCTCTCACATCTGCAGCAGCACACCAG AATCCACACCGGCGACAGACCCTATAAATGTGCTCACCCTGGATGTGAAAAAGCTTTTACGCAGCTGTCCAACCTTCAG tctCACCAGAGGCAGCACAATAAAGACAAGCCATACAAATGTCCCAACTGCTACCGTGCCTACTCCGACTCAGCATCGTTGCAGATCCACTTGTCGGTGCACGCCATCAAAAACGCCAAGGCCTACTGCTGTAGCATGTGTGGCCGGGCGTACACCTCA GAGACCTACCTTATGAAGCACATGTCCAAACACACGGTGGTGGAGCACCTCGTAAGCCACCAGTCCCCCCAGAGGACCGAGTCCCCAG GTGCTTAA
- the znf362b gene encoding zinc finger protein 362b isoform X1 gives MCCSAQRLQWHPEVNKATRKRCWNWRQAERKNIQSFLYESCAGKTIPAVRTKRMAEPRFNNPYFWPPPPSMPGQLDNLVLINKIKEQLMAEKIRPLHLPPTSTPSQQPLLVPTSPDGNAQHGMQMPKPQQVPSHHPQSSVQLDIALHGRQVSNSGPDGNMDDKAALKAKGLWEDWHMRQLSEQHSRNNHRSGLSPSSRPDSHSTSEVLTPTTLTSSSQNRMGGAPSVNILSGLASGMDHMKVGGLAGLLGPPPKAPRGRKKIKAESGPLLVVPYPILADQGCITVAPKEGKTYRCKVCPLTFLTKSEMQIHSKSHTEAKPHKCPHCSKTFANASYLSQHLRIHLGIKPYHCSYCENSFRQLSHLQQHTRIHTGDRPYKCAHPGCEKAFTQLSNLQSHQRQHNKDKPYKCPNCYRAYSDSASLQIHLSVHAIKNAKAYCCSMCGRAYTSETYLMKHMSKHTVVEHLVSHQSPQRTESPGIPIRISLI, from the exons ATGTGCTGTT ctgCACAGAGGCTGCAGTGGCACCCAGAAGTGAACAAAGCGACCCGGAAGCGCTGCTGGAACTGGAGGCAGGCAGAAAGAAAGAACATCCAGTCTTTTTTATATGAAAGCTGTGCTGGCAAGACAATACCTGCAGTCAGGACCAAAAG GATGGCGGAGCCTCGATTTAACAACCCTTATTTCTGGCCGCCACCTCCATCCATGCCTGGCCAG CTGGATAACCTGGTGCTCATTAACAAGATCAAAGAGCAGCTGATGGCCGAGAAGATCCGACCCCTGCACCTGCCGCCTACCTCCACCCCTTCCCAGCAACCCTTGTTGGTGCCCACCTCCCCGGATGGCAACGCCCAGCATGGTATGCAGATGCCTAAGCCGCAGCAGGTGCCCAGTCACCACCCACAGAGTTCCGTACAGTTAGACATCGCTTTACACGGCCGGCAAGTCTCCAACTCTGGACCAG ATGGAAACATGGACGACAAGGCAGCTCTGAAGGCCAAGGGATTATGGGAAGACTGGCACATGAGGCAACTGAGTGAGCAACACAGCCGCAACAACCATCGCTCAG GTCTGTCTCCTTCATCCCGACCCGACAGCCACAGCACCTCAGAGGTTCTAACTCCCACGACTCTAACCTCAAGCAGCCAGAACCGCATGGGCGGTGCCCCCTCTGTCAATATCCTCTCCGGGTTGGCGAGTGGCATGGACCACATGAAGGTTGGAGGCCTGGCAGGACTGTTGGGCCCCCCACCCAAAGCACCGCGAGGGCGTAAGAAGATTAAAGCTGAGTCAGGTCCTCTGCTGGTTGTCCCCTACCCGATTCTAGCGGACCAAGGCTGCATCACTGTGGCACCCAAAGAGGGGAAAACCTACAG ATGCAAAGTGTGCCCACTCACCTTCCTGACCAAATCGGAGATGCAGATCCACTCCAAGTCCCATACGGAGGCCAAACCGCACAAGTGTCCCCACTGCTCCAAGACGTTCGCCAACGCCTCTTACTTGTCACAGCACCTGCGCATCCACCTGGGTATCAAGCCCTACCACTGCTCCTACTGTGAGAACTCCTTCCGCCAGCTCTCACATCTGCAGCAGCACACCAG AATCCACACCGGCGACAGACCCTATAAATGTGCTCACCCTGGATGTGAAAAAGCTTTTACGCAGCTGTCCAACCTTCAG tctCACCAGAGGCAGCACAATAAAGACAAGCCATACAAATGTCCCAACTGCTACCGTGCCTACTCCGACTCAGCATCGTTGCAGATCCACTTGTCGGTGCACGCCATCAAAAACGCCAAGGCCTACTGCTGTAGCATGTGTGGCCGGGCGTACACCTCA GAGACCTACCTTATGAAGCACATGTCCAAACACACGGTGGTGGAGCACCTCGTAAGCCACCAGTCCCCCCAGAGGACCGAGTCCCCAGGTATCCCTATACGGATCTCTCTTATCTGA